The Salvelinus namaycush isolate Seneca unplaced genomic scaffold, SaNama_1.0 Scaffold46, whole genome shotgun sequence sequence aattgttgaaggggcaatctgccattggtacatatatttttggcACTTTTCAATTAGAAGTATttaattctccatgtggtctgtATTAAAGTTCCCCTcatctaatataacaggcttttaaaattaaaTATTGGTGCATAATGTATACttatatcaaagggatgcaaaaggcacccctagaaggccagcatcccggagtcgcctcttcactgtggacgttgagactggtgttttgtgggtactatttaatgaagctcaagttgaggacttgtgaggcgtctgtttctcaaactagacactctaatgtacttgtactcttgctcagttgtgcaccggggcctcccactcctttttctattctggttagcgccAGTTTGTGCTGctgtgtgaagggagtagtacacagcttttTACGAGATCTTcattttcttggcaatttctcgcatggaatagccttcatttctcagaaccagaatagactgacaagtttcagaagaaagttctttgtttcttgccattttgagcttgtaatcgaacccacaaatgctgatgctccagatacacaaCTAGTCGAAAGAAGGCCATTTTTATTTATAtactttaatcagaacaacagttttcagctgtgctaacataattgcaaaagggttttctagtggtcaattagccttttaaatgataaacttggattagctaacacaacgtgccattggaacacaggaattatggttgctgataatgatcCTCTGTAGATAATAATGGGCCTCTATAATCCACAaataatcagccatttccagctacaatagtcatttacaacattaacaatgtctacactgtatttacgATCAATTTAATGTGATTTTAATTGACaaaaagacatttctaagtgaccccgaacttttgaacggttgtgtatATCCTAACACGATCCATGTTGGAAACAGCATTCTGCATGAATTCCGACTCTTTCAACTTGCAACAAAACAATTTTATGAAATCTAATTGGCTAAACGTTGTTTAACACGGTCAAGTTTGGTTTTTGTGCAATCCTCAGACTCTTGTTTCATCATTCTACATTACGTATTGGCTATACAACACTTGAATTAGCCCATAAAGGGTCTTGGTCCAATGACCACCTATCGTTTTGaaacctagctagatagccaatgagctgggctttccagCAGTATGTGAACGCCGTTTGTAGGACAAACAGCCATCATGCTAGAGCTGTGCACAACAGAGTTCATTCTCTGGTGAAAGGAAACAGGACGCACTGTAGTTTACGTTTCACAGCAGTTCCTTCTCTTCTACAAACTTCTCAAATCTGAAAAAGTTAAACATGGCTACTAAGAGTGGAAAAGCTCAATCTCAGTCCAAGTATAAACATTTTGATGATATTATTTCAGAAATTGACCCGGAGAGTGACACAGAAGGAATGGATGAGGACTCTGTGAGTGACCACAGTTATGATTCCAGCGCGgaagaaatgtttttggaaggaaaagatCCACTTTTAGATCAGTAAGTAAAATAAGTTtttgcttctcatgctaatgcagttgtttaaatgttgtattcattttatttattatttatttatatatacactgctcaaaaaaataaagggaacacttaaacaacacaatgtaactccaagtcaatcacacttctgtgaaatcaaactgtccacttaggaagcaacactgattgacaataaatttcacatgctgttgtgcaaatagaatagacaaaaggtggaaattataggcaattagcaagacacccccaataaaggagtgaatctgcaggtggtgaccacagaccacttctcagttcctatgcttcctggctgatgttttggtcacttttgaatgctggcggtgctttcactctagtggtagcatgagacggagtctacaacccacacaagtggctcaggtagtgcagttcatccaggatggcacatcaatgcgagctgtggcaaggtttgctgtgtctgtcagcgtagtgtccagagcatggaggcgctaccaggagacaggccagtacatcaggagacgtggaggaggccgtagaagggcaacaacccagcagcaggaccgctacctccgcctttgtgcaaggaggagcaatGCCAGAGCcatgcaaaatgacctccagcaggccacaaatgtgcatgtgtctgctcaaacggtcagaaacagactccatgagggtggtatgagggcccgacgtccacaggtgggggttgtgcttacagcccaacaccgtgcaggacgtttggcatttgccagagaacaccaagattggcaaattcaccactggcgccctgtgctcttcacagatgaaagcaggttcacactgagcacatgtgacagacgtgacagagtctggagacgccttggagaatgttctgctgcctgcaacatcctccagcatgaccggtttggcggtgggtcagtcatggtgtggggtggcatttctttgtggggccgcacagccctccatgtgctcgccagaggtagcctgactgccattaggtaccgagatgagacaattaatcttctcctttcccccttctgataaccaggtggcgaatcgcatctctgcatgtctggcagacatatcagtgtggatgacggatcaccacctcaagctgaaccttggcaagacggagctgctcttcctcccggggaaggactgcccgttccatgatctcgccatcacggttgacaactccattgtgtcctcctcccagagtgctaagaaccttggcgtgatcctggacaacaccctgtcgttctcaactaacatcaaggcggtgacccgttcctgtaggttcatgctctacaacattcgcagagtacgaccctgcctcacacaggaagcggcgcaggtcctaatccaggcacttgtcatctcccgtctggattactgcaactcgctgttggctgggctccctgcctgtgccattaaacccctacaactcatccagaacgccgcagcccgtctggtgttcaaccttcccaagttctctcacgtcaccccgctcctccgctctctccactggcttccagttgaagctcgcatccgctacaagaccatggtgcttgcctacggagctgtgaggggaacggcacctccgtaccttcaggctctgatcaggccctacacccaaacaagggcactgcgttcatccacctctggcctgctcgcctccctacctctgaggaagtacagttcccgctcagcccagtcaaaactgttcgctgctctggcaccccaatggtggaacaaactccctcacgacgccaggtcagcggagtcaatcaccaccttccggagacacctgaaaccccacctctttaaggaatacctaggataggataaagtaatccttctaacccccccccccccccttaaaagagttagatgcactattgtaaagtggttgttccactggatatcataaggtgaatgcaccaatttgtaagtcgctctggataagagcgtctgctaaatgacttaaatgttaaatgtaaatgagatcctcagaccccttgtgagaccatatgctgacacatgcacatttgtggcctgctggaggtcattttgcagggctctggcattgctcctccttgcacaaaggcggaggtagcggtcctgctgctgggttgttgccctcctacggcctcctccacgtctcctgatgtactggcctgtctcctggtagcgcctccatgctctggacactacgctgacagacacagcaaaccttcttgccacagctcgcattgatgtgccatcctggatgagctgcactacctgagccacttgtgtgggttgtagactccatctcatgctaccactagagtgaaagcaccgccagcattcaaaagtgaccaaaacatcagccaggaagcataggaactgagaagtggtctgtggtcaccacctgcagaaccattcctttattgggggtgtcttgctaattgcctataatttccatcttttgtctattccatttgcacaacagcatgtgaaatttattgtcaatcagtgttgcttcctaagtggacagtttgatttcacagaagtgtgattgacttggagttacattgtgttgtttaagtgttccctttattgttttgagcagtgtatatgtttattatacctgttgatacagggctcatatgTGAAACTATTCTAACTGAACATTTTCATTCACAGTGGCACTGATTCCGACTGGGAGCCCCCAGCGCCAACTtgttcatccagctggacccctgctgtctctgggccATCTACAGGTGTGAAGGCACCGACAAAGAAGCGGAAGAGGGGAAGTGTGCCACCTGCTAACAAAGGGACAGAAGGGCGTTGGCACACTGTCCTAGAAGATGACGTGGAGCCACCCCAACCAACTTTTCGGCCGAAAAGGAAGCCAGGACCTCAGGTGAACTCGACCACAACTTACAGCCCCCTTCAGCTTTTTCAGTTGTTTTTCACACAATCCGTTGTAGATTCGCTTGTGTCTAACACGAATAAGTATGGGAAGAAGAAGCAGGCAGGCAAAAAGGTAGCATGGAAGCCCATATCCATGTCAGACTTTTTCTGCTACCTTTCACTGGTCAtctacatggggctggtgaagcTGAAAAGCCTGACGGACTACTGGAAAACGTCATCACTctaccaactgcctttccccatgaCTGTTATGTCCTGCAAAAGGTTTCTGGTTCTTTCACAGGCGCTTCATATCAGTGACCCAAAGGTTGATGAAGAgaatgacaagaagagaggcacagcAACGTTTGATAGACTGTGCAAAATAAAACCTCTCTACTCCAGTATTGTTGAGGCCTGCAAGACGTACTTTCAGCCAGCCCAGAACGTGTCAatcgatgagaggatggtagcctcaaaggccagaattggcctcaaacaatacatgcgaaacaaaccaaccaagtggggttacaagctgtttgtgttggctgattctgtgtgtgcctacacatgcaatgtttttgtctatgaggggaggAACAGTTTTGCTACCGGTAAGGGACTTGGCTATGACTCTGTAAtggagttattggattttcaactgctagggaagggctacaaactttttgtggataacttctacacaagccctaccctgtttgcagACCTTAGGAAGCGGgaagtgtgggcttgtggcaccattcgtaccaacagggtgggctttccgaagacgaaggtgaacgacatgcctaagcaggctgagcgggggaccatgcgatggatccgtgaagatggcctgctttttgtaaagtggatggataccagagaggtggtgaTGTGCACAACAATCCACAAGTCCTTCAGTGGGGATCATGTGGTCAGACGTGTCAAGGATGGTGCCGGGGTATGGACCACCAAAAATGTTCCCATTCCAGCTGCAGtaaaggactacaacaagagcatgggcgGTGTGGACCTATCAGATGCGCTGATAGGCTATTACAATGTTCTCCATAAGacaatgaaatggtacaagacCTTCTTCTATCATTTCatcgacattgctgtggtgaatgcattcatcctacacaaggaaatggctaagagctgtggaaagcccttcctctcacagaaagccttcagagagcagctcatcaaggagcttgctggctacagcaccactgcaccacgccctgtcccttctgctcctgccACAAGTGTTCATCTGCCCAAATATATTTGTGCAGGCATAGATGTGCCTAAGGGCCAAAAGGGCACAGCATGGAGGCGTTGCTGTGTTGTTTGCAAGatgaagtcccccatcacctgcaccacatgCTCGG is a genomic window containing:
- the LOC120041402 gene encoding piggyBac transposable element-derived protein 4-like produces the protein MDEDSVSDHSYDSSAEEMFLEGKDPLLDHGTDSDWEPPAPTCSSSWTPAVSGPSTGVKAPTKKRKRGSVPPANKGTEGRWHTVLEDDVEPPQPTFRPKRKPGPQVNSTTTYSPLQLFQLFFTQSVVDSLVSNTNKYGKKKQAGKKVAWKPISMSDFFCYLSLVIYMGLVKLKSLTDYWKTSSLYQLPFPMTVMSCKRFLVLSQALHISDPKVDEENDKKRGTATFDRLCKIKPLYSSIVEACKTYFQPAQNVSIDERMVASKARIGLKQYMRNKPTKWGYKLFVLADSVCAYTCNVFVYEGRNSFATGKGLGYDSVMELLDFQLLGKGYKLFVDNFYTSPTLFADLRKREVWACGTIRIDVPKGQKGTAWRRCCVVCKMKSPITCTTCSVTLCFTSERDCYGIWHQQQNIV